Sequence from the Sinorhizobium meliloti genome:
CCGATCCGAGGGTGAAGGGTCAATGAGAAGGGCTCTTTCCCTTCTGTCGGCTCTCTTGCCGACATCCGTATCCGCAGCGCCCGCAGGCTATTTCGATCTTCTTCCTGGCGTCACCCTGGAAACTGGCGAGACGTGGGTTTCCAATGGTGAAAGATTCCGTCTCTACGGCGTCCAGTCCTGTTTGCGCGGCACTGCCTATACGGACAAGCACGGGCAGAAACGTGACTGCGGCGAGGCGTCCCTTGCCGTGCTGGCGGCCTATATCAAAGACACCAAACCTGTTTGCGCCCCGGTGGTGAAGAAAGACGGTATCGCTTACGTCGTCTGCTACG
This genomic interval carries:
- a CDS encoding thermonuclease family protein, translating into MRRALSLLSALLPTSVSAAPAGYFDLLPGVTLETGETWVSNGERFRLYGVQSCLRGTAYTDKHGQKRDCGEASLAVLAAYIKDTKPVCAPVVKKDGIAYVVCYATVGKERLDLANVLITSGYAFASLNGEGMPYHVPYAVAEKLARDKRAGLWQFEDVQHPAILLSREVNARTKKADQ